Proteins encoded by one window of Methermicoccus shengliensis DSM 18856:
- a CDS encoding DUF1616 domain-containing protein, translating into MREADMGGEGRECSTRGSGCRRVLSLVLLLALILAVLATIYIALFPPPGEPFTEFYMLGERGKAADYPTHLMVGEKGTVIVGIVNHEHAPITYRLVVRLDGVVVHTESVPLEDGKKWEKSIAFSPTHRGKQRLELLLYRNGEVYRSLHLWVDVV; encoded by the coding sequence CGGGGCTCTGGATGCCGAAGGGTGCTCTCCCTCGTGCTCCTTCTCGCCCTCATCCTTGCGGTGCTCGCCACTATATACATCGCCCTGTTTCCTCCTCCGGGAGAGCCCTTCACCGAGTTCTACATGCTGGGCGAGAGGGGAAAGGCTGCCGACTATCCCACGCACCTCATGGTCGGGGAAAAGGGCACGGTGATTGTGGGCATCGTGAACCATGAGCACGCCCCCATCACATATCGGCTGGTGGTGCGCCTGGATGGTGTGGTGGTGCACACCGAGAGCGTCCCTCTCGAGGACGGCAAAAAATGGGAGAAGTCCATCGCGTTTTCTCCCACCCACAGGGGAAAGCAGAGGCTGGAGCTTCTGCTCTATCGGAATGGCGAGGTGTACCGCTCGCTTCACCTGTGGGTGGATGTGGTATAG